A region from the Catellatospora sp. TT07R-123 genome encodes:
- the nuoF gene encoding NADH-quinone oxidoreductase subunit NuoF yields MTTPSKAVLEKLTPVLTKRWLSPDAWRLDVYERLDGYAALRKALAVHPDDLIALIKDSGLRGRGGAGFPTGLKWGFIPQNDGKPHYLVVNADEGEPGTCKDLPLMTHDPHSLVEGVIIASYAIRANRAYIYIRGEAVHAARRLRHAVQEAYKAGYLGKNILGTGYELDLVVHSGAGAYICGEETALLDSLEGFRGQPRLRPPFPATHGLYASPTVVNNVGTIASVPYIVLGGAAWWKTMGTEKSSGPMIYSLSGRIKNPGQYECSMGITLRELIELAGGMQDGHKLRFWTPGGSSTPLLAAEHIDTAMDFESVAAAGSILGTTATQIFSDQDCPVYATYRWLEFYHHESCGKCTPCREGNYWMVRVYRRILSGEGTLEDLDTLLDTAGNILGRSFCGLGDGATSSVTSSLQYFKQDYLDYIEGRTAPKLSAAALAGAH; encoded by the coding sequence GTGACCACGCCAAGCAAGGCCGTGCTGGAGAAGCTCACGCCGGTCCTGACCAAGCGCTGGCTGTCGCCGGACGCGTGGCGCCTGGACGTGTACGAGCGCCTCGACGGCTACGCCGCCCTGCGCAAGGCGCTGGCCGTGCACCCCGACGACCTGATCGCCCTGATCAAGGACTCCGGCCTGCGCGGCCGCGGCGGCGCGGGCTTCCCCACGGGCCTGAAGTGGGGCTTCATCCCGCAGAACGACGGCAAGCCGCACTACCTGGTCGTCAACGCCGACGAGGGTGAGCCGGGCACCTGCAAGGACCTGCCGCTGATGACGCACGACCCGCACTCGCTGGTCGAGGGCGTCATCATCGCGTCGTACGCGATCCGCGCCAACCGCGCCTACATCTACATCCGCGGTGAGGCGGTGCACGCCGCGCGGCGGCTGCGCCACGCGGTGCAGGAGGCGTACAAGGCCGGCTACCTGGGCAAGAACATCCTCGGCACCGGGTACGAGCTGGACCTGGTGGTGCACTCCGGCGCGGGTGCCTACATCTGCGGCGAGGAGACGGCGCTGCTGGACTCGCTGGAGGGCTTCCGCGGCCAGCCCCGGCTGCGCCCGCCGTTCCCGGCGACGCACGGCCTCTACGCCAGCCCGACCGTGGTCAACAACGTCGGCACCATCGCCAGCGTGCCGTACATCGTGCTCGGCGGCGCGGCGTGGTGGAAGACGATGGGCACGGAGAAGTCGTCCGGTCCGATGATCTACTCGCTGTCCGGCCGGATCAAGAACCCGGGCCAGTACGAGTGCTCGATGGGCATCACCCTGCGCGAGCTGATCGAGCTCGCCGGCGGCATGCAGGACGGCCACAAGCTGCGGTTCTGGACCCCGGGCGGGTCGTCCACGCCGCTGCTGGCCGCCGAGCACATCGACACCGCGATGGACTTCGAGTCCGTCGCGGCGGCCGGTTCCATCCTCGGCACCACGGCGACGCAGATCTTCAGCGACCAGGACTGCCCGGTCTACGCGACCTACCGGTGGCTGGAGTTCTACCACCACGAGTCGTGCGGCAAGTGCACCCCGTGCCGCGAGGGCAACTACTGGATGGTCCGGGTCTACCGCCGGATCCTGTCCGGCGAGGGGACCCTGGAGGACCTGGACACGCTGCTGGACACGGCCGGCAACATCCTGGGCCGTTCGTTCTGCGGTCTCGGTGACGGCGCCACCAGTTCGGTGACCTCGTCGCTGCAGTACTTCAAGCAGGACTACCTCGACTACATCGAAGGCCGTACGGCGCCGAAGCTCAGCGCCGCCGCCCTGGCGGGAGCACACTGA
- a CDS encoding NADH-quinone oxidoreductase subunit D produces MSNAGYAQERETTEGKVFTVTGGDWDSIVSGHDPLHDERIVVNMGPQHPSTHGVLRLVLELEGETVTDARTVVGYLHTGIEKNIEYRTWTQGTTFVTRMDYLAPIFNETAYCLAVEKLLGIEDQITERATTIRVLMMELNRISSHLVWLATTGMELGALSMMIYGFREREFILDIFEMITGLRMNMAYVRPGGVSQDVPPEAVKKIREFLGFMPKRIKEYEDLLSGQPIWTARTKGVAVLDVTGCVALGITGPVLRSSGLAWDLRKTMPYCGYETYEFDVPTQPDGDVWSRYLVRLAEMRESLKLVEQALDRLKPGPVMVEDKKIAWPAQLAVGNDGLGNSLEHVAHIMGQSMESLIHHFKLVTEGFRVPAGQVYVPIEAPRGELGAHVVSDGGTRPFRVHFREPSFVNLQAIPAMAEGGLLADVIAGGASLDPVMGGCDR; encoded by the coding sequence ATGAGCAACGCTGGTTACGCGCAGGAGCGCGAGACGACCGAGGGCAAGGTCTTCACCGTCACCGGTGGCGACTGGGACTCCATCGTCTCGGGCCACGACCCGCTGCACGACGAGCGCATCGTCGTCAACATGGGTCCGCAGCACCCGTCCACGCACGGCGTGCTCCGCCTGGTGCTGGAGCTGGAGGGCGAGACGGTCACCGACGCCCGTACCGTCGTCGGCTACCTGCACACCGGTATCGAGAAGAACATCGAATACCGCACCTGGACCCAGGGCACGACCTTCGTGACCCGGATGGACTACCTCGCCCCGATCTTCAACGAGACGGCGTACTGCCTCGCGGTGGAGAAGCTGCTGGGCATCGAGGACCAGATCACCGAGCGCGCCACCACCATCCGCGTGCTGATGATGGAGCTCAACCGGATCTCCTCCCACCTGGTGTGGCTGGCGACGACCGGCATGGAGCTCGGCGCGCTGTCGATGATGATCTACGGCTTCCGCGAGCGCGAGTTCATCCTCGACATCTTCGAGATGATCACCGGTCTGCGCATGAACATGGCGTACGTCCGGCCCGGCGGCGTGTCGCAGGACGTGCCCCCGGAGGCGGTCAAGAAGATCCGCGAGTTCCTGGGCTTCATGCCCAAGCGGATCAAGGAGTACGAGGACCTGCTCTCCGGCCAGCCGATCTGGACCGCGCGCACCAAGGGCGTGGCCGTGCTCGACGTCACCGGTTGCGTGGCGCTCGGCATCACCGGCCCGGTGCTGCGCAGCTCCGGCCTGGCCTGGGACCTGCGCAAGACCATGCCGTACTGCGGTTACGAGACGTACGAGTTCGACGTCCCGACCCAGCCCGACGGCGACGTGTGGTCCCGCTACCTGGTCCGTCTGGCCGAGATGCGTGAGTCGCTGAAGCTGGTCGAGCAGGCGCTGGACCGGCTCAAGCCGGGCCCGGTCATGGTCGAGGACAAGAAGATCGCCTGGCCGGCGCAGCTGGCCGTGGGCAACGACGGCCTGGGCAACTCGCTGGAGCACGTCGCGCACATCATGGGTCAGTCGATGGAGTCGCTGATCCACCACTTCAAGCTGGTCACCGAGGGCTTCCGGGTCCCGGCCGGCCAGGTGTACGTGCCGATCGAGGCGCCGCGCGGCGAGCTCGGCGCGCACGTGGTCTCCGACGGCGGCACCCGGCCCTTCCGGGTGCACTTCCGCGAGCCGAGCTTCGTCAATCTCCAGGCCATCCCGGCGATGGCGGAGGGCGGCCTGCTGGCCGATGTGATCGCGGGCGGGGCCAGCCTCGACCCGGTGATGGGTGGGTGTGACCGATGA
- a CDS encoding NADH-quinone oxidoreductase subunit C produces MTQPEGLFGVTGSGDTSGFGGLVRKRPVVLEAQRPLGGDFDEIVDALEEAYPGFGDAIERIVIDRGELTLHIVPAKIAEVCQVLRDDASLRYELCSSVSGVDYLSEERRLHVVYQLTSMTYRRRLRLECAVTVADPHLPSVTQVYPTADWQEREAYDMFGVIFDGHPNLTRILMPDDWDGHPQRKDYPLGGVPIEYKGAEIPPPDARRSYR; encoded by the coding sequence ATGACTCAACCTGAGGGCCTCTTCGGGGTCACCGGGTCCGGTGACACGTCCGGCTTCGGCGGCCTGGTCCGCAAGCGGCCGGTGGTGCTGGAGGCGCAGCGCCCCCTGGGCGGCGACTTCGACGAGATCGTGGACGCGCTGGAGGAGGCGTACCCCGGCTTCGGCGACGCCATCGAGCGCATCGTGATCGACCGGGGCGAGCTGACCCTGCACATCGTCCCGGCGAAGATCGCCGAGGTGTGCCAGGTGCTGCGTGACGACGCGTCGCTGCGCTACGAGCTGTGCAGTTCGGTGTCGGGCGTGGACTACCTCAGCGAGGAGCGCCGCCTGCACGTGGTGTACCAGCTGACCTCGATGACGTACCGCCGCCGGCTGCGCCTGGAGTGCGCGGTCACCGTCGCCGACCCGCACCTGCCCAGCGTCACCCAGGTCTACCCGACCGCGGACTGGCAGGAGCGCGAGGCGTACGACATGTTCGGCGTCATCTTCGACGGCCACCCCAACCTGACCCGGATCCTGATGCCGGACGACTGGGACGGCCACCCGCAGCGCAAGGACTACCCGCTGGGCGGGGTCCCGATCGAGTACAAGGGCGCCGAGATCCCGCCGCCCGACGCGCGGAGGTCATACCGATGA
- a CDS encoding NADH-quinone oxidoreductase subunit B family protein: MGLEEKLPSGVLLTTVQGLVNWTRKASFWPATFGLACCAIEMMATGAARFDSGRFGMEVFRASPRQADLMIVAGRVSQKMAPVLRQIYDQMPEPRWVLSMGVCASSGGMFNNYAIVQGVDHVVPVDMYLPGCPPRPEMLLDAILKLHDKILAEPLGAGGRKMLAAKEAREGKPVVAPGAMPSSYRYNKQLRHEWEQAAAEGREEQLRIEKWMERNR; the protein is encoded by the coding sequence ATGGGACTCGAAGAGAAGCTCCCGAGCGGGGTGCTGCTCACCACCGTCCAGGGGCTCGTCAACTGGACTCGCAAGGCCAGCTTCTGGCCGGCCACCTTCGGCCTGGCCTGCTGCGCCATCGAGATGATGGCCACCGGTGCGGCCCGGTTCGACTCGGGCCGCTTCGGCATGGAGGTCTTCCGGGCGTCGCCCCGCCAGGCCGACCTGATGATCGTGGCCGGCCGGGTCAGCCAGAAGATGGCCCCGGTGCTGCGCCAGATCTACGACCAGATGCCCGAGCCCCGCTGGGTGCTCTCGATGGGTGTCTGCGCGTCGTCGGGCGGCATGTTCAACAACTACGCGATCGTGCAGGGCGTCGACCACGTCGTGCCCGTCGACATGTACCTGCCCGGCTGCCCGCCGCGGCCGGAGATGCTGCTCGACGCGATCCTCAAGCTGCACGACAAGATCCTGGCCGAGCCGCTCGGCGCCGGTGGGCGCAAGATGCTGGCCGCCAAGGAGGCCCGCGAGGGCAAGCCCGTCGTCGCGCCGGGCGCCATGCCCTCCAGCTACCGGTACAACAAGCAGCTGCGCCACGAGTGGGAGCAGGCCGCTGCCGAGGGCCGCGAGGAGCAGCTGCGCATCGAGAAGTGGATGGAGCGCAACCGATGA
- a CDS encoding NADH-quinone oxidoreductase subunit A — protein sequence MSLSAYIPIVGLFALAGAFGLFSVAAAPFIGPRRFNKAKLDAYECGIEPTPQPVGGGRFPVKFYLTAMLFIVFDIEIIFLYPWAVSFNALGSFAFWEMIMFIGTVFVAYAYVWRRGGLDWD from the coding sequence GTGTCGCTCTCCGCGTACATCCCGATTGTGGGGCTCTTCGCGCTCGCCGGTGCCTTCGGGCTCTTCTCGGTGGCGGCTGCACCCTTCATCGGACCCCGTCGCTTCAACAAGGCGAAGCTGGACGCCTATGAATGCGGCATCGAGCCGACCCCTCAGCCGGTCGGCGGCGGACGCTTCCCGGTCAAGTTCTACCTGACCGCGATGCTCTTCATCGTCTTCGACATCGAGATCATCTTCCTCTACCCGTGGGCTGTCAGCTTCAACGCGCTGGGCAGCTTCGCGTTCTGGGAGATGATCATGTTCATTGGCACGGTGTTCGTCGCGTACGCCTATGTGTGGCGTCGCGGCGGCCTGGATTGGGACTGA